The Desmonostoc muscorum LEGE 12446 genome includes a region encoding these proteins:
- a CDS encoding CheR family methyltransferase produces MGTENCEDYGLLFKNSQWLNKSHIGKLRFLSVPCSTREEPYSLAMTLLDLGLLLNQFNIDAVDISTKSLAQAKKVIYSRHSFRGDNLEFKDRY; encoded by the coding sequence TTGGGGACTGAGAATTGTGAGGATTATGGACTTTTATTCAAAAATTCTCAATGGTTAAATAAATCTCACATCGGCAAACTCCGCTTCTTAAGCGTTCCCTGTTCCACTAGAGAAGAACCTTATTCTCTAGCTATGACATTATTGGATTTAGGTTTACTGCTAAATCAGTTTAACATTGATGCAGTTGATATTAGTACAAAGTCTTTAGCTCAAGCCAAAAAAGTAATTTACAGCCGTCACTCTTTTAGAGGTGATAATTTAGAATTTAAAGACCGCTATTGA
- a CDS encoding WGR domain-containing protein, which translates to MEAYLIFVNAAQNSNKFWSAKVEQGNLTVEWGRVGYKSQQKVHSFGNAQQAVSKFHNLVAEKKMKGYRESQPQIDSTSDSLEIKRAIQLLEILRPYVTQRQFTNRNYLETLNQYLKIVPTPLGMKIDPSRIYRDVADVEHQLSLLNSLLETDSVLVDNTTEESANNSKVISLKSIGKNFWRHL; encoded by the coding sequence ATGGAAGCTTACTTAATATTTGTAAATGCGGCTCAGAACAGTAACAAATTCTGGAGTGCAAAAGTTGAGCAAGGTAATCTAACTGTTGAGTGGGGTAGGGTCGGCTACAAATCTCAGCAAAAAGTTCACTCTTTCGGTAATGCTCAACAAGCAGTTTCTAAATTCCACAATCTCGTGGCTGAGAAGAAAATGAAAGGCTACCGAGAAAGCCAACCTCAAATTGATAGTACTTCTGATTCTCTAGAAATCAAAAGAGCTATCCAATTACTGGAGATTTTGCGTCCTTATGTAACACAAAGACAATTTACCAATAGAAATTATCTAGAGACATTAAACCAATATTTAAAAATTGTTCCTACACCTTTAGGAATGAAAATAGACCCGTCTCGAATATACCGCGATGTGGCAGATGTTGAACATCAACTATCACTGCTGAACTCTTTGTTGGAAACTGATTCTGTGCTGGTTGATAACACTACAGAAGAATCTGCTAATAACAGCAAAGTTATTAGTTTAAAAAGCATTGGAAAAAACTTTTGGAGGCATTTGTAG
- a CDS encoding GNAT family N-acetyltransferase: MIRPTMPDDTTALIALADATGLFQPKQLEELGEMLSDYFGGSSDSDSLRDGKADRFWITDDDNGAVGVAYCEMERMTDQTWNLQLIAIRPDRQGQGRGATLLRYVEQTLMARGGRVLLVETSGTPDFERTRTFYRKCGYDEEARIRDFYQAGADKIVYRKALSAQEQ, encoded by the coding sequence ATGATTCGACCGACCATGCCTGATGACACGACCGCGCTGATTGCCTTAGCCGACGCAACTGGACTGTTCCAACCGAAGCAACTTGAGGAGCTTGGCGAAATGCTGTCCGATTACTTCGGTGGTAGCAGCGACAGCGATTCTCTACGAGACGGCAAAGCCGATCGCTTTTGGATTACCGACGATGACAACGGGGCGGTGGGGGTCGCTTACTGTGAGATGGAACGGATGACCGATCAGACGTGGAATCTACAGTTGATTGCTATCCGACCCGACCGCCAAGGACAAGGACGTGGTGCGACCCTGCTACGCTACGTTGAGCAAACATTGATGGCACGCGGCGGGCGTGTGTTGCTGGTAGAAACGTCAGGTACGCCGGACTTCGAGCGGACGCGAACGTTCTACCGCAAGTGCGGTTATGACGAGGAAGCGCGTATCCGCGACTTCTATCAAGCGGGCGCTGACAAAATCGTTTACCGCAAGGCGCTGTCCGCTCAGGAGCAGTAA
- a CDS encoding ISKra4 family transposase (programmed frameshift), whose translation MTPEDKKQLDAHVKAIAKILYKNTPSSKIETFEGIETAVRDQVLEHVSPKIAFFIGEKTGTTRGRNRTIRSCVGKIIITRLQALRMGIEPYRRFSPLLEKCCLLLAANVSFQDAELDLKVMTGIEVGHSTYHRQVQKVDTSPPNVKQKLTEVCLDGGKVRLRSQEKGKSAYWKEYKTGRLQGIYYGAFFQDNLGLTNWVNSQNIGRTLYCLGDGHDGIWNLFSEIADSDIRQEILDWYHLKENLYKIQATKKFLVDIEAELWLGLVEPAITKLKKCFYVGATQFINYLCKHRHRLVNYMYFQAEQLSSIGSGAVESAVKQIDKRLQIVGACWKYENLPQMLSLRCANFYGFLAPTFG comes from the exons ATGACCCCAGAAGATAAAAAACAGTTGGATGCACACGTAAAAGCCATCGCCAAGATTCTGTATAAAAACACGCCATCCTCAAAAATCGAAACCTTTGAAGGAATCGAAACAGCCGTTCGAGATCAGGTACTGGAACACGTCAGCCCGAAAATCGCC TTTTTTATCGGAGAAAAGACGGGAACGACCAGAGGGCGCAACCGAACCATAAGAAGCTGTGTAGGTAAAATAATTATCACTAGACTTCAAGCCTTGCGGATGGGGATTGAGCCATATAGGCGGTTTAGCCCATTATTAGAAAAGTGCTGTTTATTACTGGCAGCAAACGTTTCATTCCAAGATGCTGAACTTGACCTCAAGGTCATGACCGGGATAGAAGTAGGTCATAGCACCTATCATCGCCAAGTCCAGAAGGTGGATACATCTCCCCCGAATGTCAAACAGAAATTAACAGAGGTATGTTTGGATGGGGGAAAAGTACGGTTACGGTCTCAAGAGAAAGGTAAGTCTGCCTACTGGAAAGAGTATAAAACAGGAAGATTGCAGGGGATATATTACGGAGCATTCTTTCAGGATAATCTCGGACTCACTAATTGGGTCAATAGTCAAAACATCGGTAGAACTCTTTATTGCTTGGGAGATGGACATGATGGCATTTGGAATCTATTTTCAGAAATAGCTGACTCGGATATTCGTCAAGAAATTTTAGACTGGTATCATTTAAAAGAAAACCTGTATAAAATACAAGCCACTAAAAAATTTCTGGTGGACATTGAGGCCGAACTTTGGCTAGGACTTGTAGAACCAGCAATCACCAAACTCAAAAAATGCTTTTATGTGGGAGCAACACAGTTCATCAACTATCTATGTAAACACCGACATCGGTTGGTAAATTATATGTACTTCCAAGCAGAACAATTAAGCTCCATTGGTTCTGGAGCAGTGGAGTCAGCCGTCAAACAAATAGATAAGCGACTACAAATAGTAGGAGCTTGCTGGAAGTATGAAAATTTACCACAGATGCTGTCTTTACGTTGTGCCAACTTTTATGGCTTCCTCGCACCCACCTTTGGATAA
- a CDS encoding Dyp-type peroxidase — translation MLEFDDIQHILLTRVPALTGRYEFLSFRNPAGGRAWLAAILEKVQSSAEVRASVEQDNRWVSVAFTWNGLRALGMDEASLATFPEEFKQGMVARAEILGDTGTNHPDNWVGGVASPDLHAIVILFARDNAERDRCKAQHQRLVAQCEGVEVISALDLEATPPFNYAHDHFGYRDRLSQPVIEGSGEEPTPGSGAPLKAGEFILGYPDEYGPPANLPQPEILSRNGSYMAYRRLQEHIIEFRDFLRQHGQTPEEQELVAAKLMGRWRSGAPLVLSPDKDDPALAVDMQRNNDFNYATMDPHGYAVPLGSHIRRLNPRDTGANMNRRRMIRRGATYGPPLPEDAPEDGIERGIAAFVICASLIRQFEFAQNVWVNDKNFHELGNERDPIIGTQDGTLDFKIPKRPIRKTIKGIPAFTTVRGGAYFFLPGLKALRYLASLSTGR, via the coding sequence ATGCTTGAGTTCGATGACATTCAGCACATTCTGTTGACTCGTGTGCCTGCGCTCACCGGACGGTATGAATTTCTATCGTTCCGGAACCCTGCTGGTGGACGAGCATGGCTAGCTGCCATTCTTGAAAAGGTACAGTCGTCTGCGGAGGTTCGTGCTTCGGTCGAACAGGACAACCGATGGGTGAGCGTGGCCTTCACCTGGAACGGCCTGCGGGCGCTGGGTATGGATGAGGCATCACTGGCCACGTTTCCTGAGGAGTTTAAGCAGGGCATGGTGGCCCGCGCGGAGATCCTCGGCGACACCGGCACGAATCATCCTGACAATTGGGTGGGAGGTGTGGCTAGTCCGGATCTCCATGCAATTGTGATTCTCTTTGCCCGCGATAACGCAGAGCGCGATCGCTGCAAGGCGCAGCACCAGCGACTTGTCGCGCAGTGCGAGGGCGTGGAAGTGATCTCGGCATTGGATCTGGAGGCAACGCCGCCTTTCAACTATGCACACGACCACTTCGGCTACCGCGATCGGCTCTCGCAGCCAGTCATCGAAGGATCGGGCGAAGAGCCGACGCCCGGTTCCGGTGCGCCGCTGAAGGCGGGCGAGTTCATCCTGGGCTACCCGGACGAATACGGTCCCCCTGCCAATCTGCCGCAACCCGAGATCCTCTCCCGAAACGGTAGCTACATGGCTTATCGACGCCTACAGGAGCATATCATCGAGTTTCGTGACTTCCTGCGCCAGCACGGTCAGACGCCGGAAGAGCAGGAACTTGTGGCGGCGAAATTGATGGGTCGTTGGCGCAGCGGCGCACCGCTGGTGCTGTCCCCAGACAAGGACGATCCAGCACTCGCCGTGGATATGCAGCGCAACAACGACTTCAACTATGCGACTATGGACCCGCATGGCTATGCCGTACCCCTCGGCTCCCATATCCGTCGTCTGAATCCTCGTGATACAGGGGCGAACATGAACCGGCGGCGGATGATCCGTCGTGGGGCAACCTACGGGCCGCCACTCCCGGAGGATGCGCCGGAAGACGGGATAGAGCGTGGCATTGCTGCCTTCGTGATCTGCGCGAGCCTGATTCGTCAGTTCGAGTTCGCGCAGAACGTGTGGGTGAATGACAAGAACTTCCACGAACTCGGCAACGAGCGCGATCCGATTATCGGCACGCAGGACGGCACCCTTGACTTCAAGATCCCGAAGCGGCCAATCCGGAAAACCATCAAGGGCATTCCGGCATTCACCACGGTTCGGGGCGGGGCTTACTTCTTTCTGCCCGGACTGAAGGCGCTTCGGTACTTGGCGTCACTGAGCACTGGCAGGTAA
- the dnaN gene encoding DNA polymerase III subunit beta, whose product MTQTASKQRVKPVNQIKQTSVATPKTENEVSANIPEISTGKKKKPTSPDADTSTEPISNKRTNKRSTKSELNSQPLIESGMEVICSQTKFHDALSLVSCATPAKPTHPILANALIIADIETQQIHLTVTDLALTIQASFEAQVLLKGEITVPVEMLFEIVKHCPNGNITLSSQTQIIQLIDEEKQTKICSLGLSDADGKYEIRGISAEEFPPSSTLDATPIPLPTTVFKDGLKGVIYAVSTDENKYILTGVHIQLTQEKLKFIGTDGHRVATTELSTQGIGRKPRKQVESSEIQFTIPGRVLKELARNLDDSVEFINLLYDAQSNRLGFAWQDIILRCQCLEGTYPDCEQLLARFTFDREVILEKAFLVKALERLAVLTDKKEKGIYLQFDGSLQQLRLSIEREFGKGDQVIAAHLPSEMSLNIQFNLKYLVEAAKAIPSSAIKMHLQQSDHPAMLVPYGDRPNPELQMEMRQFLLPLYTLNA is encoded by the coding sequence ATGACTCAAACAGCATCGAAACAAAGGGTAAAGCCTGTCAATCAGATAAAACAAACAAGTGTAGCTACTCCTAAAACCGAAAATGAAGTATCAGCAAATATCCCAGAAATATCTACAGGTAAAAAGAAAAAACCTACATCTCCTGATGCTGATACTTCAACTGAGCCTATCTCAAATAAGCGTACTAATAAACGTTCTACCAAATCAGAGTTAAACTCTCAACCACTTATAGAATCAGGAATGGAGGTAATCTGCTCACAAACTAAATTTCACGATGCGCTCTCTTTAGTTAGTTGTGCTACCCCAGCTAAACCTACCCATCCTATTCTTGCTAATGCTCTAATCATTGCAGATATCGAAACACAACAGATACATTTAACTGTTACTGATTTAGCATTAACAATTCAGGCAAGTTTTGAAGCCCAGGTATTGCTCAAGGGTGAAATTACTGTGCCAGTAGAAATGCTATTTGAAATAGTTAAGCATTGCCCTAATGGTAATATTACCCTCAGTAGTCAGACTCAGATTATACAGCTTATTGATGAGGAGAAGCAAACAAAAATCTGCTCTCTGGGTTTATCTGATGCTGATGGAAAATATGAAATTAGAGGCATTAGTGCTGAAGAATTTCCACCTAGTTCTACACTTGATGCTACTCCCATTCCTCTGCCAACAACAGTTTTCAAAGATGGTTTGAAAGGTGTGATTTATGCTGTCAGCACTGATGAAAATAAATATATCTTGACCGGAGTTCATATTCAACTTACACAGGAGAAGTTAAAGTTTATTGGTACTGATGGGCATCGAGTCGCAACCACTGAACTTTCAACTCAAGGAATTGGTAGAAAACCCCGCAAACAAGTAGAATCTTCAGAGATACAATTTACTATTCCTGGTCGAGTCCTCAAGGAACTAGCGCGTAACTTGGATGATTCTGTCGAATTCATTAATTTGTTGTATGATGCCCAAAGTAATCGCTTGGGTTTTGCTTGGCAAGATATTATCCTCAGATGTCAATGTTTGGAAGGAACTTACCCTGACTGCGAACAGCTATTGGCAAGATTTACCTTTGACCGAGAAGTAATCCTAGAAAAAGCATTCTTAGTCAAAGCACTGGAACGGTTAGCTGTGTTAACAGATAAAAAAGAGAAAGGTATTTACTTACAGTTTGATGGAAGTTTGCAGCAGCTACGATTATCAATTGAACGGGAGTTTGGCAAAGGTGATCAGGTTATTGCTGCTCATCTACCATCAGAAATGTCATTGAATATTCAGTTTAACCTCAAGTATTTAGTAGAAGCAGCCAAGGCAATTCCCAGTTCCGCTATCAAAATGCACTTGCAACAATCAGATCATCCTGCCATGTTGGTTCCTTATGGAGATAGACCAAATCCAGAACTGCAAATGGAAATGCGTCAATTCTTATTGCCACTGTACACTCTAAATGCTTAA
- a CDS encoding adenylate/guanylate cyclase domain-containing protein, translating to MKSINYKLLFLYRTYATIKKASCSKKFRLRTVLIVPFIIPIIASTALVGWFSFRNGQQAIDDLAIQLNGEISARIKQHVLDYLNKSYNVLKLTDAGIQSGNLKLDDFKGLQRYFWQVVRHNGLENYLYFGNEQSEFVGVERLEDETVQLRIRTKATEPMRKTYLLDERGNQQKFLKQEKFDPIYRPWYRVAVQARKLTSSPVYSSFSHHNTSLVFSPVCPVFDSTGKLLGVLSINISLKQITSFVKQLYISPHGQSFIMESSGHLVFSSTIPKPFTVKGKGDDRQIERMSAADSPNATVSATARYLRKHFGLFSAIEGIQHLKFQIDGAWHYVQVMPIQDGRHINWLAVVVVPENDFMARINANTRTTILLCVLTFAAATAIGVLASRWISHQIFKLNTASQEIASGNLDQHVEVNGIIEIEKLADSFNRMAFQLQESFERLETQKNSFARFFPPEYLKFLNKHEVTDIELGDHVSKEMAVMFSDIRSFTTLSEKMTPKENFDFVNAYLRRVSPEIRAHDGFVVKFLGDGMMAVFPNGVDDAVAAGVDKFKRVQKYNRKRESQGYLPIDVGMGIHVGHMMVGMVGEHNRIQGDAFSDNVNLTARLEGLTKFYGVSLLISEEVLERLSNPEQYKIRFLDRAIVKGRTEPIAVYEVLDAETEAIRELKLDTLQTFERGLQHYCRGNFTDAKACFEQVLAVNPLDKTTKLYLERIQELLLEGTPANWNGVWAFTQK from the coding sequence ATGAAATCGATAAACTACAAACTGCTTTTTCTATATAGGACTTACGCAACTATTAAAAAAGCAAGTTGCTCAAAAAAGTTTCGTCTGCGAACTGTTCTGATTGTTCCATTTATTATTCCCATTATTGCGTCAACTGCCTTGGTGGGGTGGTTCTCTTTCCGCAATGGACAGCAGGCGATCGATGACCTGGCAATTCAGTTGAATGGTGAAATTAGTGCCCGCATTAAGCAACACGTTTTGGACTATTTGAATAAATCTTATAATGTTCTGAAACTCACCGATGCAGGTATCCAAAGTGGCAACTTAAAGCTTGATGACTTTAAAGGATTGCAGCGCTATTTCTGGCAGGTAGTGCGACACAATGGCTTAGAGAACTATCTGTATTTTGGGAACGAACAGAGCGAGTTTGTCGGCGTTGAACGGCTAGAAGATGAGACGGTTCAACTCAGAATTCGCACGAAAGCTACTGAGCCGATGCGTAAAACCTACTTGCTGGATGAGCGAGGTAATCAACAAAAGTTTTTGAAACAGGAGAAGTTCGATCCCATCTACCGCCCCTGGTATAGAGTTGCCGTGCAAGCTCGTAAACTTACGTCAAGTCCAGTTTATTCAAGCTTTTCCCACCATAATACGTCTTTGGTATTTTCTCCAGTCTGTCCTGTTTTTGACTCAACCGGTAAGCTGCTTGGGGTTTTGAGCATTAACATCAGCTTGAAGCAAATCACAAGTTTCGTGAAACAGCTTTACATCAGCCCCCACGGACAGAGCTTTATCATGGAGTCATCGGGTCATTTGGTCTTCAGTTCGACCATTCCGAAACCGTTCACGGTTAAAGGAAAAGGGGACGATCGCCAAATCGAGCGCATGTCAGCCGCTGATAGTCCAAATGCGACAGTGAGTGCTACTGCTCGATATTTACGCAAGCATTTCGGTCTCTTTTCCGCGATCGAGGGCATTCAACACCTAAAGTTTCAAATTGATGGTGCGTGGCACTACGTTCAGGTGATGCCAATTCAGGATGGTCGGCATATCAACTGGCTAGCGGTGGTGGTTGTTCCTGAAAATGATTTCATGGCACGGATCAATGCCAATACTCGCACCACAATTCTGCTGTGCGTACTGACATTTGCGGCGGCAACTGCGATCGGTGTTCTTGCGTCTCGTTGGATCAGCCACCAAATTTTCAAACTTAACACGGCGTCTCAAGAGATTGCCAGTGGAAATCTCGACCAACACGTTGAAGTCAACGGCATCATCGAGATTGAGAAGCTGGCTGATTCGTTTAACCGCATGGCGTTTCAACTCCAGGAATCCTTCGAGAGATTGGAAACTCAGAAGAATTCCTTTGCCCGGTTCTTTCCCCCCGAATATCTCAAGTTTCTCAACAAGCACGAGGTAACAGACATCGAACTGGGCGATCACGTCAGCAAAGAGATGGCGGTCATGTTCTCGGATATTCGCTCCTTTACAACCCTATCCGAGAAGATGACTCCCAAAGAGAATTTCGATTTTGTCAATGCTTACCTGCGAAGGGTTTCTCCAGAAATTCGCGCCCATGATGGCTTTGTAGTGAAGTTCTTGGGTGATGGCATGATGGCAGTCTTTCCTAATGGTGTGGATGATGCCGTTGCCGCAGGGGTTGATAAATTCAAACGGGTACAGAAATACAATCGGAAACGAGAATCTCAAGGCTACTTGCCAATTGATGTAGGCATGGGTATCCACGTTGGACACATGATGGTGGGCATGGTAGGGGAACACAACCGGATTCAAGGGGATGCGTTCTCTGATAATGTGAATCTGACTGCTCGTTTGGAAGGATTGACAAAGTTCTATGGTGTTTCATTACTAATTTCTGAAGAGGTCTTGGAGCGATTGAGCAACCCAGAGCAGTACAAAATTCGCTTTTTGGATCGAGCGATCGTTAAGGGTAGAACTGAACCGATCGCGGTTTACGAAGTGCTCGATGCCGAAACAGAAGCAATCCGAGAACTAAAACTTGACACCTTGCAAACCTTTGAGCGGGGACTTCAACACTACTGTCGGGGCAACTTTACTGATGCCAAAGCCTGTTTTGAACAGGTACTTGCAGTGAACCCTCTCGATAAGACTACCAAACTCTATCTAGAACGAATCCAAGAATTGCTGCTAGAAGGTACTCCAGCCAATTGGAATGGCGTATGGGCATTTACACAGAAATAA
- a CDS encoding TetR/AcrR family transcriptional regulator, giving the protein MSYDDRRIEVAKAAWRVIVREGLDRASMRAIAQELGSSTGVVTHYFRDKEELTLFALEQVFENVLEDMKTCAEGRQGIDRLVQMIFVALPLEDIDKADWKVWVAFLGYSIGRERLVQEHRKRYDFLRQIIRQELADLQKALLIRADLDLTLEANALIALVDGIGTGVVIFPEQFSADQQKYLVQRHINAILASS; this is encoded by the coding sequence ATGAGTTATGACGATCGCCGTATTGAAGTCGCTAAAGCGGCATGGCGAGTGATTGTCCGTGAAGGATTGGATCGTGCCAGTATGCGGGCGATCGCGCAAGAACTTGGCTCTTCGACAGGGGTTGTTACCCATTACTTTCGAGATAAAGAAGAACTCACCCTATTTGCCCTGGAACAGGTGTTTGAAAACGTGCTAGAGGACATGAAAACCTGTGCCGAGGGACGGCAAGGAATTGACAGACTAGTGCAGATGATTTTTGTGGCTCTACCTCTGGAGGACATTGACAAAGCTGATTGGAAGGTTTGGGTGGCATTTTTGGGCTATTCTATCGGGCGCGAACGCCTTGTTCAGGAGCACCGAAAACGCTATGACTTCTTACGGCAGATTATTCGTCAAGAGTTAGCTGACTTACAAAAAGCCTTGCTGATTCGAGCCGATCTTGATTTAACCCTCGAAGCCAATGCACTCATCGCCCTAGTGGATGGCATTGGCACTGGTGTTGTCATTTTTCCTGAGCAGTTCTCCGCAGATCAACAAAAATATCTCGTGCAGCGACATATCAATGCAATACTTGCATCATCTTGA
- the urtA gene encoding urea ABC transporter substrate-binding protein codes for MSTLNRRRFLIYSSATIGSSIFLKACVNNSPNTMNSPAASPVAAASGDTIKVGILHSLSGTMAISEKSVVNAEELAIKEINAAGGVLNKQVEAIIEDGASNWDIFREKATKLIEQDKVAVVFGCWTSASRKNVKPAFESKDHMLWYPVQYEGQECSKNIFYTGAVPNQQIEPSVDWLLKNKGKEFFLIGSDYVFPRTANNIIKGQLEALGGKTLGEDYLPLGNTEVTPIITKIKQNLPNGGIIYNTLNGDSNVAFFKQLKGAGLTPDKYPSMSVSIAEEEVKAIGVEYLKGHYAAWNYFQTVDTPANKKFVEAFKQEYGADRVTNDPMEAAYVAVYLWKQAVEKAGSPDLAKVRAAAYGQTIDAPEGKVTVNANHHISKVVRIGQVRDDGLFDIVYATPAPVEPVPWNQFVKETKGFACDWSDPAKGSKYKQA; via the coding sequence ATGAGTACACTTAACCGACGTAGGTTTTTGATTTACAGCTCTGCAACTATTGGTAGTAGCATATTTCTGAAAGCTTGTGTCAATAATTCTCCCAACACTATGAACAGCCCAGCAGCATCTCCTGTGGCTGCTGCTAGTGGTGACACTATCAAAGTAGGTATTCTGCACTCCCTTAGTGGCACAATGGCTATTAGTGAAAAAAGTGTCGTCAATGCGGAGGAATTAGCTATTAAAGAGATTAATGCGGCTGGTGGTGTCTTAAATAAACAAGTTGAAGCCATTATTGAAGATGGTGCTTCCAATTGGGATATTTTTAGAGAAAAAGCTACAAAATTAATTGAACAAGATAAAGTAGCTGTCGTTTTTGGTTGTTGGACTTCAGCTAGCCGCAAAAATGTTAAACCAGCTTTTGAAAGTAAAGACCATATGCTGTGGTATCCCGTACAATATGAAGGTCAAGAGTGTTCTAAAAACATTTTTTATACAGGTGCAGTCCCAAATCAACAAATTGAACCTTCTGTTGATTGGTTGTTAAAAAATAAAGGCAAAGAATTCTTTTTAATCGGCTCAGATTATGTTTTCCCTCGGACTGCTAATAACATTATAAAAGGCCAATTAGAAGCTCTAGGTGGAAAAACTCTTGGTGAGGATTACTTACCCTTAGGTAACACAGAAGTTACACCTATCATCACTAAAATTAAGCAAAATTTGCCCAACGGTGGAATAATTTATAATACCTTGAATGGTGATAGCAATGTGGCTTTCTTCAAACAGTTGAAAGGTGCTGGATTAACACCAGATAAATATCCTTCTATGTCTGTAAGTATTGCCGAAGAAGAAGTTAAGGCAATTGGTGTTGAATATCTTAAAGGTCACTACGCTGCTTGGAATTACTTTCAAACAGTTGACACTCCTGCTAATAAAAAATTTGTGGAAGCTTTTAAACAAGAATATGGTGCAGACCGGGTAACAAATGACCCAATGGAAGCCGCATATGTTGCCGTTTATTTGTGGAAGCAAGCAGTAGAAAAAGCGGGCAGTCCCGACTTAGCTAAAGTGCGTGCTGCTGCCTATGGACAAACCATAGATGCACCTGAAGGAAAAGTGACAGTAAATGCTAATCATCACATATCAAAAGTTGTGCGGATTGGTCAAGTCAGAGATGATGGTTTGTTTGATATTGTCTATGCTACACCTGCACCAGTTGAGCCAGTTCCTTGGAATCAGTTTGTGAAAGAGACTAAGGGATTTGCTTGTGATTGGTCAGACCCAGCTAAGGGTAGTAAGTACAAACAAGCATAA
- a CDS encoding IS4 family transposase, whose amino-acid sequence MIINSFPKIVKDILRGLPKNDYPVLNSRLFFECWLSYAMDNSLTSMRDLFKRLNNTGFEVDISTFSKANLHRSQKPFQEIYQKLNELVQKKVQKKLHDRYAICPIDSTIITLTNKLLWVLGHHQVKLFSSLNLATGSPSDNFINFGHDHDYQFGSKMMSSLRINAVGVMDRGFAGLKFIQELVQENKYFVLRIKNNWKLKFDDVTGLIKVGASDDAQAYRVINFCDLETKTEFRLVTNLPADGEAAVSDDEIRDIYRLRWGVELLWKFLKMHLKLDKLITKNVNGITIQIYVSLIAYLILQILSIPQQWGHTLLDKFRYLQSCMCQKISYVHWFEEMMLC is encoded by the coding sequence GTGATTATAAATTCATTTCCCAAGATTGTCAAAGATATCTTGAGAGGACTGCCAAAAAACGATTATCCGGTATTGAACAGTCGTCTGTTCTTTGAGTGCTGGCTATCTTATGCTATGGATAACAGCTTAACAAGTATGCGAGATTTGTTTAAGAGATTAAACAACACAGGATTTGAGGTAGATATTTCTACTTTCTCAAAAGCAAACTTACATCGAAGCCAAAAACCTTTTCAAGAAATTTACCAAAAATTAAATGAATTAGTACAGAAGAAAGTTCAAAAAAAGTTACACGATAGATATGCAATTTGTCCAATAGATTCAACAATTATTACTCTCACAAATAAATTGTTATGGGTATTAGGACACCATCAAGTAAAACTTTTCAGTTCTCTCAATCTAGCTACTGGAAGTCCATCAGATAACTTCATCAACTTTGGACATGATCATGATTATCAATTTGGTTCAAAGATGATGTCTAGTCTACGAATAAATGCTGTTGGGGTAATGGATAGAGGCTTCGCGGGATTAAAGTTTATCCAAGAATTGGTACAAGAAAATAAATACTTTGTTTTGCGGATTAAAAACAATTGGAAACTAAAATTTGACGATGTGACTGGATTAATCAAAGTTGGTGCATCTGATGATGCTCAAGCCTATAGAGTCATTAATTTTTGTGATTTAGAAACAAAAACTGAGTTTCGCCTAGTAACTAATTTACCTGCTGATGGAGAGGCTGCCGTTAGTGATGATGAAATTAGGGATATTTATCGATTACGTTGGGGAGTTGAATTGTTATGGAAGTTTTTAAAGATGCACTTAAAACTTGACAAATTAATTACTAAGAACGTCAATGGTATCACTATACAAATTTACGTTAGTTTAATAGCTTATCTAATTTTACAGATATTATCTATCCCACAACAATGGGGACATACGCTATTAGATAAATTCCGCTATTTACAATCTTGTATGTGTCAGAAAATCAGTTATGTTCATTGGTTTGAGGAGATGATGTTATGTTGA
- a CDS encoding XisI protein, which translates to MAFDETRDQYLWFRFGWDDKKQIQYIIIYLCIKNGKVWVEEDATNLCVVDDLLSAGIPQADIVLGFHHPSKRGLTEFATA; encoded by the coding sequence TTGGCTTTTGATGAAACAAGAGATCAATATCTTTGGTTTCGGTTCGGCTGGGATGACAAAAAGCAGATACAGTATATTATCATCTATCTCTGCATTAAAAACGGCAAAGTTTGGGTGGAAGAAGATGCAACTAATTTATGCGTTGTTGATGATTTGCTATCAGCCGGAATACCCCAAGCCGATATTGTTTTGGGTTTTCATCATCCCAGTAAACGAGGTTTAACAGAATTCGCTACTGCTTAA